The following are from one region of the Sandaracinus amylolyticus genome:
- a CDS encoding KH domain-containing protein: MDEPKLEELLTFIARNLVDEPDEVRVQAVDGDRATVYELSVAEDDLGKVIGKDGRTARAIRTLLAATSARLRKRAILEILE; the protein is encoded by the coding sequence ATGGACGAGCCGAAGCTCGAAGAGCTCCTGACGTTCATCGCGCGCAACCTCGTCGACGAGCCCGACGAGGTGCGCGTGCAAGCGGTCGACGGCGATCGCGCGACCGTCTACGAGCTCTCGGTCGCCGAGGACGATCTCGGCAAGGTGATCGGCAAGGACGGGCGCACCGCGCGTGCGATCCGTACGCTGCTCGCCGCGACGTCCGCGCGCCTGCGCAAGCGCGCGATCCTCGAGATCCTCGAGTAA
- the rpsP gene encoding 30S ribosomal protein S16, with protein MVTIRLARFGTKKRPYYHVVVTDSENPRDGRFLEQIGTYDPAKPIETARIDLSRVDHWVGVGAQTSTRVRHVLNDYRRATQAIA; from the coding sequence ATGGTCACGATCCGGCTCGCTCGCTTCGGCACCAAGAAGCGCCCCTACTACCACGTCGTCGTCACGGACTCGGAGAACCCGCGTGACGGGCGCTTCCTCGAGCAGATCGGCACGTACGATCCGGCCAAGCCGATCGAGACCGCGCGCATCGACCTCAGCCGCGTGGACCACTGGGTCGGCGTGGGCGCGCAGACCTCGACGCGCGTTCGCCACGTGCTGAACGACTACCGCCGCGCGACCCAGGCGATCGCCTGA
- a CDS encoding multiheme c-type cytochrome — protein sequence MSIASGSRRAMLVGLVSLIALTLAGASCSGGTRETTPSAPEVAEARLPRTDLRLLVVTDMMGYLEPCGCTSRPLGGIDRLAAAVRAQRSGDVPTLFLAAGDLFFDGTSHGVEGAEAATQEIWKAETMADVLGGLQLAAAVPGPLDLRFGATTFDALAERASFPLLAAGVRIARGAGEPSAPAPEPRTLEARVMREVGGVRVGIVGLSEMTDVAGVIASETDLMEVARREVAALRSEGAQLVLVLARAPRRTVRRIASDVEGIDFVVQAGLDTAEPHLPADTGGATILHASHHGQGLLVVDLARGERGQWMDASTWTRTAERDRLREEADTLRTRIGEWERDPNVSEADVVQQRARLAELEERIRAVTRAPEIQTPAFAARFVELAPEAERDAATTGVLDRYFRRVNDHNREAFASLVPRPAPEGQPSYVGTQACGSCHAEELAWWRTTMHGQAYRTLQERHKEYNLSCVGCHVTGYNQPGGSTVAHVGPLQDVGCENCHGPGSQHVADPQGAHVNVRLDAPEEVCVRCHNTEHSDRFHYPTYRRMMMAPGHGMPSASAQGAAAEGS from the coding sequence ATGTCGATTGCCTCCGGCTCTCGCCGCGCGATGCTCGTCGGTCTCGTCTCGCTGATCGCCCTCACGCTCGCGGGCGCATCGTGCTCCGGGGGCACGCGCGAGACCACCCCGAGCGCGCCCGAGGTCGCCGAAGCCCGGCTGCCGCGCACCGATCTTCGGCTGCTCGTGGTGACCGACATGATGGGCTACCTCGAGCCCTGCGGGTGCACGAGCCGGCCGCTCGGCGGGATCGATCGCCTCGCGGCGGCGGTGCGTGCGCAGCGCAGCGGGGACGTGCCGACGCTCTTCCTCGCGGCGGGTGATCTCTTCTTCGACGGGACCTCGCACGGAGTCGAGGGCGCCGAGGCGGCGACGCAGGAGATCTGGAAGGCGGAGACGATGGCCGACGTGCTCGGCGGGCTTCAGCTCGCGGCCGCGGTGCCCGGTCCGCTCGATCTGCGCTTCGGTGCGACGACCTTCGACGCGCTCGCCGAGCGCGCGTCGTTCCCGCTGCTCGCGGCCGGCGTGCGGATCGCGCGCGGTGCTGGGGAGCCGAGCGCACCGGCGCCCGAGCCGCGGACCCTCGAGGCGCGCGTGATGCGCGAGGTCGGAGGCGTGCGCGTCGGGATCGTCGGGCTCTCCGAGATGACCGACGTCGCGGGCGTGATCGCGAGCGAGACCGATCTGATGGAGGTCGCGCGTCGCGAGGTCGCGGCGCTGCGCAGCGAGGGCGCGCAGCTGGTGCTCGTGCTGGCGCGCGCGCCGCGGCGCACGGTGCGTCGCATCGCGAGCGACGTCGAGGGCATCGACTTCGTGGTGCAGGCGGGGCTCGACACCGCGGAGCCGCACCTGCCGGCCGACACCGGTGGCGCGACGATCCTCCACGCGTCGCACCACGGTCAGGGTCTGCTCGTCGTCGATCTCGCGCGCGGGGAGCGCGGGCAGTGGATGGACGCGAGCACGTGGACGCGCACCGCGGAGCGCGATCGGCTGCGCGAGGAAGCGGACACGCTGCGCACGCGCATCGGTGAGTGGGAGCGCGATCCGAACGTGTCGGAGGCCGACGTGGTGCAGCAGCGCGCGCGCCTCGCGGAGCTCGAGGAGCGCATCCGTGCGGTCACGCGCGCGCCGGAGATCCAGACGCCCGCGTTCGCCGCGCGCTTCGTCGAGCTCGCGCCCGAGGCCGAGCGCGATGCCGCGACGACCGGCGTGCTCGATCGTTACTTCCGGCGCGTGAACGATCACAACCGCGAGGCGTTCGCCTCGCTCGTGCCGCGCCCCGCGCCCGAAGGGCAGCCGAGCTACGTGGGCACCCAGGCGTGCGGCAGCTGTCACGCGGAGGAGCTCGCGTGGTGGCGCACCACGATGCACGGGCAGGCGTACCGGACGCTCCAGGAGCGTCACAAGGAGTACAACCTCAGCTGCGTCGGCTGCCACGTGACCGGGTACAACCAGCCCGGCGGATCGACGGTGGCGCACGTGGGCCCGCTGCAGGACGTGGGCTGCGAGAACTGCCACGGGCCGGGCTCGCAGCACGTTGCGGATCCGCAGGGCGCGCACGTGAACGTGCGGCTCGACGCGCCGGAGGAGGTCTGCGTGCGCTGCCACAACACCGAGCACAGCGACCGGTTCCACTACCCGACGTACCGTCGGATGATGATGGCGCCCGGGCATGGCATGCCCTCGGCGTCGGCGCAGGGCGCGGCTGCGGAGGGCAGCTGA
- a CDS encoding septal ring lytic transglycosylase RlpA family protein — translation MACPRRRRRARLRRAADVRVALVVIAIVIAGCGGAPRSRATTSSATPVVLPVSDWRAAYSDRRALRSMVGAASYYHDSLAGRSTASGEPYDPTEYTAANRDLPFGTVLRIVRIDTGRSVIVRVNDRGPFGRRRRLLDLSRAAAEELGMIERGVVRVRAEVLELGER, via the coding sequence ATGGCATGCCCTCGGCGTCGGCGCAGGGCGCGGCTGCGGAGGGCAGCTGACGTGCGCGTCGCGCTCGTCGTGATCGCGATCGTGATCGCGGGGTGCGGAGGCGCGCCACGATCGCGCGCCACGACGAGCAGCGCGACGCCGGTCGTGCTCCCCGTGAGCGACTGGCGCGCGGCGTACTCGGATCGTCGCGCGCTGCGCTCGATGGTGGGCGCGGCGAGCTACTACCACGACTCGCTCGCAGGCCGATCGACCGCGAGCGGCGAGCCGTACGATCCGACCGAGTACACTGCGGCGAATCGCGATCTGCCGTTCGGCACCGTGCTCCGCATCGTGCGCATCGACACCGGACGCTCGGTGATCGTGCGGGTGAACGATCGTGGCCCCTTCGGTCGTCGCCGGCGCTTGCTCGATCTCTCGCGCGCAGCCGCGGAGGAGCTCGGCATGATCGAGCGCGGCGTGGTGCGGGTGCGCGCCGAGGTGCTCGAGCTCGGCGAGCGTTAG
- a CDS encoding serine/threonine-protein kinase encodes MSDLEGLEHEDLPRPGQRVGGRYVIARVLGSGATGVVYEAAHELTGKRVAIKWLRPDLASSESLTARFLREARAAAEIDHPNVVAVFDAGRERGTLFLVMELLSGEPLTAFLARGPHRVESVIATLMPALRGVAAAHERGIIHRDLKPDNVFLAAPRRGWPGGAKVLDFGISKLKQPVDGRELTHAGVFLGSPLYMAPEQILEPGKVDARGDVYSIGVMLYEGIAGRVPFEAETLPDLFRLVMHETPAPLRGVRPDVPAQLDALVRAALSRDRAMRPDSVATLARALEPFAGGVRFDPSEHDELDVAPLDGGRTEIVSAIEAPAPRPASDLDYSSEITTQPAISLAEIQTAIHAGSTLSSRTSAPPGPKPWLDRVPEPLRTLPMIVALALVVFLMGLLIGLVI; translated from the coding sequence GTGAGCGATCTCGAGGGCCTGGAGCACGAGGATCTGCCGCGTCCCGGCCAGCGAGTCGGCGGACGCTACGTGATCGCGCGCGTGCTCGGCTCGGGCGCGACCGGCGTGGTGTACGAGGCCGCGCACGAGCTCACCGGCAAGCGCGTCGCGATCAAGTGGCTGCGCCCCGATCTCGCATCGAGCGAGTCGCTCACCGCGCGCTTCCTGCGCGAGGCGCGCGCCGCGGCGGAGATCGATCATCCGAACGTCGTCGCGGTGTTCGACGCGGGACGCGAGCGCGGGACGCTCTTCCTCGTGATGGAGCTGCTGAGCGGCGAGCCGCTCACCGCGTTCCTCGCGCGCGGCCCCCATCGCGTCGAGAGCGTGATCGCGACGCTGATGCCCGCGCTGCGCGGCGTGGCGGCGGCGCACGAGCGCGGGATCATCCATCGCGATCTGAAGCCCGACAACGTGTTCCTCGCGGCGCCGCGACGCGGATGGCCGGGCGGCGCGAAGGTGCTCGACTTCGGGATCTCGAAGCTCAAGCAGCCGGTCGACGGGCGCGAGCTCACGCACGCCGGGGTGTTCCTCGGCAGCCCGCTCTACATGGCGCCCGAGCAGATCCTCGAGCCGGGCAAGGTCGACGCGCGCGGCGACGTCTACTCGATCGGTGTGATGCTCTACGAGGGCATCGCGGGGAGGGTGCCCTTCGAGGCGGAGACGCTTCCCGATCTCTTCCGGCTCGTGATGCACGAGACGCCCGCGCCGCTGCGCGGTGTGCGTCCCGACGTGCCCGCGCAGCTCGATGCACTGGTGCGCGCCGCGCTCAGCCGCGATCGCGCGATGCGCCCCGACTCGGTCGCCACGCTGGCGCGCGCGCTCGAGCCCTTCGCGGGCGGCGTGCGCTTCGATCCGAGCGAGCACGACGAGCTCGACGTCGCGCCGCTCGACGGAGGGCGCACCGAGATCGTGAGCGCGATCGAAGCGCCTGCGCCGCGCCCCGCGAGCGACCTCGACTACTCGTCGGAGATCACCACGCAGCCGGCGATCTCGCTCGCGGAGATCCAGACCGCGATCCACGCCGGCTCCACGCTCTCGAGCCGCACCAGCGCGCCGCCCGGGCCGAAGCCGTGGCTCGATCGGGTCCCCGAGCCGCTGCGCACGCTGCCGATGATCGTCGCGCTCGCGCTCGTGGTCTTCCTGATGGGCCTGCTGATCGGGCTCGTGATCTAA
- a CDS encoding response regulator codes for MSEAETSAPALRRVLIVEDNDDVREMIRLYFEHAGLEVLQAADGRGGLELALRERPDLVLMDLGLPELDGFTLARAIRAEDPERRMRLVAMSGYAREHLGERAEPGLLDRWLLKPVMPDVLLQLVRHG; via the coding sequence ATGTCCGAAGCGGAGACGAGCGCACCAGCGCTCCGGCGTGTGCTGATCGTCGAGGACAACGACGACGTGCGCGAGATGATCCGTCTCTACTTCGAGCACGCCGGGCTCGAGGTGCTGCAAGCGGCGGACGGCCGTGGCGGGCTCGAGCTCGCGCTGCGCGAGAGGCCGGATCTCGTGCTCATGGATCTCGGGCTGCCGGAGCTCGACGGGTTCACGCTCGCGCGCGCCATCCGCGCCGAGGATCCCGAGCGCCGCATGCGCCTCGTCGCGATGAGCGGCTACGCGCGCGAGCACCTCGGGGAGCGCGCCGAGCCCGGGCTCCTGGATCGCTGGCTGCTCAAGCCGGTCATGCCCGACGTGCTGCTCCAGCTGGTACGGCACGGCTGA
- a CDS encoding response regulator — protein sequence MQLEGITALVVDDHRDTLELAGMVLEWDGAHVLEAKSAEEALKLLDRNAVDVVVCDIYLPRLDGRAFVRELRRRHDQKREIPALAVSGDADPERVQLALDAGFDKFQAKPLDTDVLVEQVRRLVGR from the coding sequence ATGCAGCTCGAGGGCATCACGGCGCTCGTCGTCGACGATCACAGGGACACGCTGGAGCTCGCGGGCATGGTGCTCGAATGGGACGGTGCTCACGTTCTGGAAGCCAAGTCTGCGGAGGAAGCTCTGAAGTTGCTCGATCGGAACGCGGTGGACGTGGTGGTCTGCGACATCTACCTGCCTCGGCTCGACGGCCGCGCGTTCGTGCGCGAGCTGCGCCGGCGGCACGATCAGAAGCGCGAGATCCCCGCGCTCGCGGTGTCGGGTGATGCGGATCCCGAGCGCGTCCAGCTCGCGCTCGACGCGGGGTTCGACAAGTTCCAGGCGAAGCCGCTCGATACCGACGTGCTCGTCGAGCAGGTGCGCAGGCTGGTGGGACGGTGA
- a CDS encoding response regulator — translation MSDGAVRTRAARVLVVEDAPDLRALYVTWLLGHGYDVDEASDGRRAWERIRARRPDVVLLDLGLPTIDGQRVATWLRLDRQRRAPAVIVITGQLEPDAIQAARDAGVDAVLFKPCGEAEITEAIEAQLARIAHADARTGSSTA, via the coding sequence GTGAGCGACGGAGCGGTCCGCACGCGCGCCGCGCGGGTGCTCGTCGTCGAGGATGCGCCCGACCTCCGCGCGCTCTACGTCACCTGGCTCCTCGGGCACGGCTACGACGTCGACGAAGCGTCCGACGGCCGGCGCGCGTGGGAGCGCATTCGTGCGCGACGGCCCGACGTGGTGCTCCTCGATCTCGGCCTGCCCACGATCGATGGTCAGCGCGTCGCGACGTGGCTGCGCCTCGATCGACAGCGGCGTGCTCCGGCCGTGATCGTGATCACGGGACAGCTCGAGCCCGACGCGATCCAGGCGGCGCGCGATGCGGGCGTCGACGCGGTGCTCTTCAAGCCGTGCGGCGAAGCCGAGATCACCGAGGCGATCGAGGCGCAGCTCGCGCGCATCGCGCACGCCGACGCGCGCACCGGGTCGAGCACGGCGTGA
- a CDS encoding response regulator has translation MRARDDVPAIVHTTDSLIGQPRVAVIDDRPPRVNLVLRTLAGARFRARGFTSPREALDVLATVRFDAVITDHRMGEFDATTLCTRLRDKHGPHAPRVVLLTRSIHDVMIPDRELFASILEKPVSPAGLLVAIERALAPIRAARRMA, from the coding sequence GTGCGTGCACGCGACGATGTCCCGGCGATCGTGCACACCACCGACTCGCTGATCGGCCAGCCTCGGGTCGCCGTGATCGACGACCGACCACCGCGGGTGAACCTCGTCCTGCGGACCCTCGCCGGGGCGCGCTTCCGCGCGCGCGGCTTCACCTCGCCACGCGAGGCGCTCGACGTCCTCGCGACCGTCCGTTTCGACGCCGTGATCACCGACCACCGCATGGGTGAGTTCGACGCGACGACGCTCTGCACGCGCCTGCGGGACAAACACGGGCCGCACGCGCCGCGGGTCGTGCTGCTCACGCGCTCGATCCACGACGTGATGATCCCGGACCGCGAGCTCTTCGCGAGCATCCTCGAGAAGCCGGTCTCGCCCGCCGGCCTGCTCGTCGCGATCGAGCGCGCGCTCGCGCCGATCCGCGCTGCACGCCGCATGGCGTGA
- a CDS encoding TetR/AcrR family transcriptional regulator has product MPPYPKSEKSAAQIVAAATRVLAQKGYARTSLLDIAREAGMSKGALHYHFPTKESLVEKVLENALSTITDRTLSAWEQAASDPFQVDLFEAMRTAIRELWEVRRTRTDEVAVIADLLAQALYDPALRPRLAEYYRTAAEQVNERLLPNLARVGLRPKVAPEMLPRILVGLLDGLVMQHFVDDHAIDSGELVKAVEAMAGALFELAPPPPSA; this is encoded by the coding sequence GTGCCGCCCTACCCGAAATCCGAGAAGAGCGCAGCGCAGATCGTCGCGGCGGCGACGCGGGTGCTCGCGCAGAAGGGCTACGCGCGCACGTCGCTCCTCGACATCGCGCGCGAGGCCGGCATGTCGAAGGGCGCGCTCCACTATCACTTCCCGACGAAGGAATCGCTCGTCGAGAAGGTGCTCGAGAACGCGCTCTCGACGATCACCGATCGCACGCTCTCGGCGTGGGAGCAGGCGGCGAGCGACCCGTTCCAGGTCGATCTCTTCGAGGCCATGCGCACCGCGATCCGCGAGCTCTGGGAGGTGCGTCGCACGCGCACCGACGAGGTCGCGGTCATCGCCGATCTGCTCGCGCAGGCGCTCTACGATCCCGCGCTGCGCCCGCGCCTCGCGGAGTACTACCGCACCGCCGCGGAGCAGGTGAACGAGCGCCTCTTGCCGAACCTCGCGCGCGTGGGGCTGCGCCCGAAGGTCGCGCCCGAGATGCTGCCGCGCATCCTCGTCGGGCTGCTCGACGGCCTCGTGATGCAGCACTTCGTCGACGACCACGCGATCGACTCGGGCGAGCTCGTGAAGGCCGTCGAAGCGATGGCCGGCGCGCTGTTCGAGCTCGCGCCGCCTCCTCCGAGCGCGTGA
- a CDS encoding ATP-binding protein, whose translation MADPFEAILAQDTAVAILRAAVARNRLPSAYLFEGPSGVGKQKAAIALAQAIIGADAPDASRAEVLRRIGAGTHPDVRLFRPRDEGDRNIQVDTVREQILPFAQYAPFEAKHAFLILPEADVSFPENHPEGANALLKTLEEPRPGVHFVLLAERPDRLLVTIRSRCQKVRFARLPPNALATILDRESADAAHRTAAIALADGRADRAISLSQEGAADALLEGALRIDEVTSRGVPGELIGLAEELAKNADVEHVLDALSTYYRDVAAAALGLPDDALAFRHQAERIRARAEVVGAERAARACERIRDAEERLEQNANKEILLGRVLFEIGR comes from the coding sequence ATGGCCGATCCGTTCGAGGCGATCCTCGCCCAGGACACGGCGGTCGCGATCCTGCGCGCCGCGGTCGCGCGCAACCGTCTGCCGTCCGCGTACCTCTTCGAAGGACCGAGCGGCGTCGGCAAGCAGAAGGCGGCGATCGCGCTCGCGCAGGCGATCATCGGGGCCGACGCTCCCGACGCCTCGCGCGCCGAGGTGCTGCGCCGCATCGGCGCGGGCACGCACCCCGACGTGCGCCTGTTCCGCCCGCGCGACGAGGGCGATCGCAACATCCAGGTCGACACGGTGCGCGAGCAGATCCTGCCCTTCGCGCAGTACGCGCCGTTCGAGGCGAAGCACGCGTTCCTGATCCTCCCCGAGGCCGACGTCTCGTTCCCCGAGAACCACCCCGAGGGCGCGAACGCGCTGCTCAAGACGCTCGAGGAGCCTCGCCCCGGCGTGCACTTCGTCCTGCTCGCGGAGCGCCCCGATCGCCTGCTCGTGACGATTCGCTCGCGCTGCCAGAAGGTCCGCTTCGCGCGCCTTCCTCCGAATGCGCTCGCGACGATCCTCGATCGCGAGAGCGCCGACGCGGCCCACCGCACCGCGGCGATCGCGCTCGCGGACGGGCGCGCCGATCGCGCGATCTCGCTCTCGCAGGAGGGCGCGGCCGACGCGCTGCTCGAGGGCGCGCTGCGCATCGACGAGGTCACGTCGCGCGGGGTGCCCGGCGAGCTCATCGGGCTCGCCGAGGAGCTCGCGAAGAACGCCGACGTCGAGCACGTGCTCGACGCGCTGAGCACCTACTATCGCGACGTCGCCGCGGCCGCGCTGGGGCTGCCCGACGACGCGCTCGCGTTCCGGCACCAGGCCGAGCGCATCCGCGCGCGCGCCGAGGTCGTCGGCGCCGAGCGCGCGGCGCGCGCGTGCGAGCGCATCCGCGACGCCGAGGAGCGCCTCGAGCAGAACGCGAACAAGGAGATCCTCCTCGGTCGCGTGCTCTTCGAGATCGGCCGCTGA
- the metG gene encoding methionine--tRNA ligase, translating to MQPKPFYVTTPIYYVNGKPHIGHAYSTVAADVLSRYARVRGRNARFLTGTDEHGQKIERVAADQGLPPAEYCDRMIPAFRQCWEALHCEYDDFIRTTSPRHMQFAEEMWRRCEAAGDIYLGEYEGWYSVADETFYTEKELVDGKAPTGRPVERVKEPSYFFRLSKYTDKLLAFYEAHPDFVRPEGRFTEVKSFVREGLRDLSLSRTTFRWGIPVPGAPDHVMYVWFDALTNYVSALGGDHAPLYSEFWEPNARAVHLVGKDILRFHAVYWPAFLMSAGLPPPSQVWSHGWMTVNGAKMSKTEGNFLPPEPIADAVGADALRYYLMRDIAFGQDGDFSHQNLLARYHGDLGNGLGNLLNRIVSSIVPKSLDGRVPRIDVSALGDREKELVQTAERAAKRAGQLLDDIAPHRALEAIWELVAAANKYVDQTEPWQLAKKGDTRRLEEVSYAVLESLRWLSVMLWPFLPEKSDAMRAQLGLAPMMPTVGLDGWPSAWGGLVGGTQVRPGAPLFPRFDEDQQRAIYERLGAPMPDALKKTSAGTPAAKSKSEAKKSEPKMEAKPEAKKEAPALPEGVISIDDLVKVDMRLGLVKSGERVPKSDKLLELKVDIGEPEPRTILAGIGKHYEPEQLVGRRIAVVVNLAPRPMMGRTSHGMVLAVSDDAGLSVLSPDKEITPGVKVK from the coding sequence ATGCAGCCGAAGCCCTTCTACGTCACGACGCCCATCTACTACGTCAACGGCAAGCCCCACATCGGGCATGCCTACTCGACCGTCGCCGCCGACGTGCTCTCTCGCTACGCGCGGGTGCGCGGGCGCAACGCACGCTTCCTGACCGGCACCGACGAGCACGGGCAGAAGATCGAGCGCGTCGCCGCGGATCAGGGCCTGCCTCCGGCCGAGTACTGCGACCGCATGATCCCGGCGTTCCGCCAGTGCTGGGAAGCGCTGCACTGCGAGTACGACGACTTCATCCGCACCACCTCGCCGCGCCACATGCAGTTCGCGGAGGAGATGTGGCGCCGCTGCGAGGCCGCGGGCGACATCTACCTCGGCGAGTACGAGGGCTGGTACTCGGTCGCCGACGAGACGTTCTACACGGAGAAGGAGCTCGTCGACGGCAAGGCGCCGACCGGTCGTCCCGTCGAGCGCGTGAAGGAGCCGAGCTACTTCTTCCGGCTCTCGAAGTACACCGACAAGCTGCTCGCGTTCTACGAGGCGCACCCCGACTTCGTGCGCCCCGAGGGCCGCTTCACCGAGGTGAAGTCGTTCGTGCGCGAGGGGCTGCGCGACCTCTCGCTCTCGCGCACCACGTTCCGCTGGGGCATCCCGGTGCCGGGCGCGCCCGACCACGTGATGTACGTGTGGTTCGACGCGCTCACGAACTACGTGAGCGCGCTCGGCGGCGATCACGCGCCGCTCTACTCGGAGTTCTGGGAGCCGAACGCGCGCGCGGTGCACCTCGTCGGCAAGGACATCCTGCGCTTCCACGCGGTGTACTGGCCCGCGTTCCTGATGAGCGCGGGGCTGCCGCCGCCCTCGCAGGTGTGGTCGCACGGCTGGATGACCGTGAACGGCGCGAAGATGAGCAAGACGGAGGGCAACTTCCTCCCGCCCGAGCCCATCGCCGACGCCGTCGGCGCCGACGCGCTCCGCTACTACCTGATGCGCGACATCGCGTTCGGTCAGGACGGCGACTTCAGCCACCAGAACCTGCTCGCGCGCTACCACGGCGATCTCGGCAACGGGCTCGGGAACCTGCTGAACCGCATCGTGTCGAGCATCGTCCCGAAGAGCCTCGACGGGCGCGTGCCGCGCATCGACGTGAGCGCGCTCGGCGATCGCGAGAAGGAGCTCGTGCAGACCGCGGAGCGCGCCGCGAAGCGCGCCGGGCAGCTGCTCGACGACATCGCGCCGCACCGCGCGCTCGAGGCGATCTGGGAGCTCGTCGCGGCGGCGAACAAGTACGTCGATCAGACCGAGCCGTGGCAGCTCGCGAAGAAGGGCGACACGCGCCGTCTCGAGGAGGTCAGCTACGCCGTGCTCGAGTCGCTGCGCTGGCTGAGCGTGATGCTCTGGCCCTTCCTGCCGGAGAAGAGCGACGCGATGCGCGCGCAGCTCGGCCTCGCGCCGATGATGCCGACGGTCGGGCTCGACGGGTGGCCGAGCGCGTGGGGCGGGCTCGTCGGGGGGACGCAGGTGCGCCCGGGCGCACCGCTCTTCCCGCGCTTCGACGAGGACCAGCAGCGCGCGATCTACGAGCGGCTCGGCGCGCCGATGCCGGATGCGCTGAAGAAGACGTCGGCGGGCACGCCCGCTGCGAAGAGCAAGAGCGAAGCGAAGAAGAGCGAGCCGAAGATGGAAGCGAAGCCCGAAGCGAAGAAGGAAGCCCCGGCCCTGCCCGAGGGCGTGATCTCGATCGACGATCTCGTGAAGGTCGACATGCGGCTCGGCCTCGTGAAGAGCGGCGAGCGCGTGCCCAAGAGCGACAAGCTGCTCGAGCTGAAGGTCGACATCGGCGAGCCCGAGCCGCGCACGATCCTCGCGGGCATCGGCAAGCACTACGAGCCCGAGCAGCTCGTCGGCCGGCGCATCGCAGTGGTCGTGAACCTCGCGCCGCGCCCGATGATGGGCCGCACGTCGCACGGCATGGTGCTCGCCGTGAGCGACGACGCGGGGCTCAGCGTGCTCTCGCCCGACAAGGAGATCACGCCCGGCGTCAAAGTGAAGTGA
- a CDS encoding HEAT repeat domain-containing protein has protein sequence MFVPPPLAPTIEAALRDVAARTPEARAAALEVLATVDTDELRARAIEAARSRLDDEAAVVRVAALVALGRLRDDASIDAILGKLERDDDPVVREVALIAAAEIGGDRALDAVTAALEDPRPEVRFQAVAAIAELSPERASGHVLERLEDDDARVRAHAASSLALLGDRPASRDALAARLDDLSAEVRAESALALATLGDDRAVPTLRRLLDDPERGLAAAEALGALSPKGAARDDLARIARAFLKPLMLKAAASAALARAGDARGVEGLRSVLKALRADGRTYAVVAIGEQRIAALVPEIVALADRPRGADPVAIAETLARFANESPEARAALERLATRDDEVGARARELLA, from the coding sequence ATGTTCGTCCCGCCGCCGCTCGCGCCCACGATCGAAGCTGCGCTCCGCGACGTCGCGGCGCGCACGCCGGAGGCGCGCGCGGCGGCGCTCGAGGTGCTCGCGACCGTCGACACCGACGAGCTCCGGGCGCGCGCGATCGAGGCGGCACGCTCGAGGCTGGACGACGAGGCCGCGGTGGTGCGCGTCGCTGCGCTGGTCGCGCTCGGACGTCTGCGCGACGACGCGTCGATCGACGCGATCCTCGGGAAGCTCGAGCGCGACGACGATCCGGTGGTGCGCGAGGTCGCGCTGATCGCGGCCGCGGAGATCGGCGGCGATCGCGCGCTCGACGCGGTGACCGCGGCGCTCGAGGATCCGCGCCCCGAGGTGCGCTTCCAGGCGGTCGCGGCGATCGCAGAGCTCTCGCCGGAGCGCGCATCCGGGCACGTGCTGGAGCGGCTCGAGGACGACGACGCGCGAGTGCGCGCCCACGCGGCGAGCTCGCTCGCGCTGCTCGGCGATCGACCCGCCTCGCGCGACGCCCTCGCGGCGCGCCTCGATGATCTCAGCGCCGAGGTGCGCGCCGAGTCGGCGCTCGCGCTCGCCACGCTCGGCGACGATCGCGCGGTGCCCACCCTGCGCCGCCTGCTCGACGATCCCGAGCGCGGCCTCGCCGCGGCCGAGGCGCTGGGCGCGCTCTCTCCCAAGGGCGCAGCACGCGACGACCTCGCGCGCATCGCGCGTGCGTTCCTCAAGCCGCTGATGCTCAAGGCCGCTGCGTCCGCGGCGCTCGCGCGCGCCGGTGACGCGCGCGGCGTCGAAGGCCTTCGCAGTGTGCTCAAGGCCCTGCGCGCCGACGGGCGCACCTACGCGGTGGTCGCGATCGGCGAGCAGCGCATCGCCGCGCTGGTGCCCGAGATCGTCGCGCTCGCCGATCGACCGCGCGGCGCCGATCCCGTCGCGATCGCCGAGACTCTCGCGCGCTTCGCCAACGAGAGCCCCGAGGCGCGCGCTGCGCTCGAGCGCCTCGCGACCCGCGACGACGAGGTGGGTGCCCGCGCGAGAGAGCTGCTCGCGTGA